A stretch of Candidatus Sphingomonas phytovorans DNA encodes these proteins:
- a CDS encoding DUF6445 family protein, protein MIRPEITARRIGDERQPIVIVEGFHPDPEQLRSAAESAQFEPAHRHYPGIRATLPTDYFTRVRPVLVTVLREVFGHAGAIDLIDASFSIVTAPPADLTIEQRLPHVDAVQPGRIALVHYLSRDDGDGTAFFRHRASGFETIDETRSAGYLAQLNSELNRGGMPPHAYVHDDTALFERITEVAARYNRAVIYRSAILHSGAIRPGTPLDADPATGRLTVTAFLSAD, encoded by the coding sequence ATGATCCGGCCCGAAATCACCGCGCGGCGTATCGGCGACGAGCGGCAGCCGATCGTCATCGTCGAGGGTTTCCATCCCGATCCCGAACAGTTGCGGAGTGCGGCGGAATCCGCGCAGTTCGAACCAGCGCATCGCCACTATCCGGGAATCCGCGCGACATTGCCGACCGATTATTTCACGCGTGTTCGCCCGGTCCTGGTCACGGTACTACGGGAGGTGTTCGGTCATGCCGGGGCGATCGACCTGATCGACGCCAGCTTCTCGATCGTGACCGCGCCGCCAGCCGACCTGACCATCGAGCAGCGCCTGCCGCATGTCGATGCGGTGCAACCCGGCCGGATCGCGCTGGTCCATTATCTGTCACGCGACGACGGCGACGGCACCGCTTTCTTCCGGCACCGCGCCAGCGGGTTTGAGACGATCGATGAAACGCGATCGGCCGGCTATCTCGCGCAACTCAACAGCGAACTGAACAGGGGTGGCATGCCGCCGCATGCCTATGTCCATGACGACACAGCCCTGTTCGAACGGATCACGGAGGTCGCCGCGCGCTACAATCGCGCAGTCATCTATCGCAGCGCGATCCTGCACAGCGGCGCGATCCGGCCGGGCACACCGCTCGATGCCGACCCGGCGACGGGTCGGCTGACCGTCACCGCTTTCCTTTCCGCTGACTAA
- a CDS encoding TetR/AcrR family transcriptional regulator: MNSSTAPRPTTAAPFTAAADTGLSFIDFLSERLASAPPPTKGQRTRERLKIAAARVLEQKGYHALRVADVAEAAEVAEGSFYVYFRDKTEVTLAVLTSLLEDFFGVNLTSQSDEGPFDTIRRTNRRWFAICRSNSGLMRCMLQVGDADPEFARMAQNSNRRWYERIAASVTRRYPEGALSEPLVLLVAYMLGAIMDDLARKLVVYPDEGLLALLGELGANDVIAADAASVLWMRTLYPGVPIDGDLHAVARAIASWPSPTIAGAR, translated from the coding sequence ATGAATTCGTCAACCGCCCCTCGTCCGACCACCGCCGCGCCGTTCACCGCCGCCGCCGATACGGGGCTTTCCTTCATCGACTTCCTGAGCGAGCGGCTTGCCTCGGCGCCACCGCCGACCAAGGGGCAGCGCACCCGTGAACGGTTGAAGATCGCCGCCGCGCGGGTGCTGGAGCAGAAAGGCTATCACGCCTTGCGGGTCGCCGATGTGGCGGAAGCCGCGGAGGTCGCCGAGGGCTCCTTCTACGTCTATTTCCGCGACAAGACCGAAGTGACGCTGGCGGTGCTGACATCGCTGCTCGAGGACTTTTTCGGCGTCAATCTGACCAGCCAGTCCGACGAGGGCCCGTTCGACACGATCCGCCGCACCAATCGGCGCTGGTTCGCCATCTGCCGGAGCAATTCGGGCCTGATGCGATGCATGCTGCAGGTGGGCGATGCCGATCCCGAATTCGCCCGGATGGCCCAGAACAGCAACCGGCGCTGGTACGAACGTATCGCCGCCAGCGTCACGCGCCGCTATCCCGAAGGAGCATTGTCGGAGCCACTCGTGCTGCTGGTCGCTTATATGCTCGGCGCGATCATGGACGATCTGGCGCGCAAGCTGGTCGTCTATCCGGACGAGGGATTGCTGGCACTGCTTGGGGAACTTGGCGCCAACGATGTCATCGCCGCCGACGCGGCGAGCGTGCTCTGGATGCGGACGCTATATCCAGGCGTGCCGATCGACGGAGACCTCCATGCGGTCGCCCGCGCCATCGCCTCCTGGCCATCCCCGACGATCGCTGGCGCGAGATAG
- a CDS encoding AMP-binding protein: MQMMVVESGAPRLDRVSDYPAWIATRAPDAEAMVLDDRRWTYAAMRDAIDRLARSLIAAGVGKGDRVATLQTPHPEYLIAFLATASIGGIWIGLNPRYTLDELAYVVGDAAPRVLLTRTRIGERSYGGEIRALRAASSELEHIVAFDGEPPVAGVSPWSDFLAAGNSTTDAALAAARDGCGGRDPCLIVYTSGSTGQPKGALLHHEGLAAFCLEQNRLWPVEPLRAVNYFPINHVGCVVDVSLPVLLAGGTILFLEQFDPRRCLALMEAERATLWGSVPSCFQMQLALPDFDHFDLSAVQLILWEGAAMPREMIERLLLVHPRLATNYGMTETTSGITALEPGDDPDLLAESVGRPFPGVEVRLVGSDERDVATGEAGEVWARSAYTMLGYWNRPDATAVALTAEGWFKTGDLAVARSDGHYRIVGRLKEMFKSGGYNVYPREIEAVIETHPAVAEAAVVSAEDPIWQEVGIAFVVAERPVAADELEAWCRARLANYKIPKHFVCEAALPLLPIGKVDKALLKRRAAMLAAG; the protein is encoded by the coding sequence ATGCAGATGATGGTTGTGGAATCGGGCGCCCCGCGGCTGGACCGGGTCAGCGACTATCCGGCCTGGATCGCGACGCGAGCGCCGGATGCCGAAGCGATGGTGCTGGACGACAGGCGCTGGACCTATGCGGCGATGCGCGACGCGATCGACCGGCTGGCGCGGTCGCTGATCGCTGCCGGCGTAGGCAAGGGCGATCGCGTGGCTACCCTGCAGACGCCGCATCCGGAGTATCTGATCGCCTTCCTCGCAACGGCTTCGATCGGCGGAATCTGGATCGGCCTCAATCCGCGCTACACGCTGGATGAGCTTGCCTATGTCGTCGGCGATGCCGCGCCCCGTGTGCTTCTGACCCGGACTCGCATCGGCGAGCGCTCTTACGGGGGCGAGATCCGTGCGCTACGTGCCGCTTCCTCCGAGCTCGAGCATATCGTGGCGTTCGACGGCGAGCCGCCGGTCGCGGGGGTGAGCCCGTGGTCCGATTTCCTCGCGGCAGGCAACTCGACGACCGACGCGGCACTGGCGGCTGCCCGGGACGGGTGTGGCGGGCGTGACCCCTGCCTGATCGTCTACACATCGGGATCGACCGGACAGCCCAAGGGTGCGCTGCTGCATCATGAGGGTCTGGCTGCGTTCTGTCTCGAGCAGAATCGTCTCTGGCCGGTCGAGCCGTTGCGGGCGGTCAATTACTTCCCGATCAATCACGTCGGATGCGTCGTCGATGTCAGCTTGCCGGTCCTGCTCGCGGGTGGGACGATATTGTTTCTGGAACAGTTCGATCCGCGCCGATGCCTGGCATTGATGGAGGCGGAGCGCGCGACATTGTGGGGATCGGTGCCGAGCTGTTTCCAGATGCAATTGGCGCTGCCGGATTTCGACCATTTCGATCTTTCGGCGGTGCAGCTTATCCTCTGGGAAGGCGCCGCGATGCCGCGGGAAATGATCGAGCGGCTGTTGCTGGTGCATCCGCGGCTGGCGACCAATTATGGCATGACGGAGACGACCAGCGGCATCACCGCGCTTGAGCCGGGCGATGATCCCGACCTGTTGGCGGAGTCGGTAGGGCGGCCCTTTCCGGGTGTGGAGGTCCGGCTGGTCGGAAGCGACGAACGGGATGTGGCGACCGGCGAGGCCGGTGAGGTCTGGGCGCGCTCTGCCTATACCATGCTCGGCTATTGGAACCGGCCGGACGCAACGGCCGTGGCGCTGACGGCCGAGGGCTGGTTCAAGACCGGCGATCTTGCCGTCGCGCGATCCGATGGGCACTACCGGATCGTCGGACGGCTGAAGGAAATGTTCAAGTCCGGCGGCTACAACGTCTATCCGCGCGAGATCGAGGCGGTGATCGAAACCCATCCGGCGGTGGCAGAAGCGGCGGTGGTTTCCGCCGAAGACCCGATCTGGCAGGAAGTGGGTATCGCCTTCGTTGTCGCCGAACGGCCGGTCGCAGCGGACGAACTGGAAGCCTGGTGCCGGGCGCGATTGGCCAATTACAAGATTCCGAAGCATTTCGTTTGTGAAGCTGCCTTGCCGCTGCTGCCGATCGGCAAGGTCGACAAGGCGCTGCTCAAGCGCCGTGCCGCGATGCTGGCGGCAGGTTGA
- a CDS encoding MaoC/PaaZ C-terminal domain-containing protein → MSTPSLDRMSQGFTPGSLIGISDWITVTQEMIDAFGATTLDPDPMHIDPRWAAANGPFGGTIAFGFLTIALLTRMFHDATGQGWDTDPALAGYNLNYGFDRLRLVSPIPAGARVRGHFEVADVRHDDKGRRITAIDCEIEIEDADRPALVARWLTAWVPPSA, encoded by the coding sequence ATGTCCACGCCCAGCTTAGACCGAATGTCGCAAGGCTTCACGCCAGGAAGCCTGATCGGCATATCGGACTGGATTACGGTCACGCAGGAAATGATCGACGCCTTTGGCGCGACCACGCTCGATCCGGACCCGATGCATATCGATCCGCGATGGGCGGCCGCCAACGGGCCATTCGGCGGCACCATTGCCTTCGGTTTCCTGACCATCGCGCTGCTGACGCGCATGTTCCATGACGCGACCGGGCAGGGCTGGGACACGGACCCCGCCTTGGCCGGATATAATCTGAACTATGGCTTCGATCGGCTCCGGCTCGTTTCACCGATTCCGGCTGGCGCGCGGGTCCGCGGGCATTTCGAAGTGGCGGACGTGCGCCACGACGACAAGGGGCGGCGCATCACGGCGATCGATTGCGAGATCGAGATAGAGGATGCTGACCGACCTGCCCTGGTCGCGCGCTGGCTGACCGCCTGGGTGCCGCCCTCGGCATGA
- a CDS encoding TonB-dependent receptor, whose translation MQFSIRAGVRAALLAGVATMPLTAAFAQNVPSDTAAPAAVQTPPSDDAQPLTDIVVTGQTTRNRPLITASADITYADRIALDRKAPRSTADMLELVPGIFVEATAGQVSNNYSVRGLQGGGQRFVQLEEDGMPILYNGGGADFFFDQDLTIDRLEAVKGGSSGVLTVNGAGATINFISKTPNFKQAEGIARVTAYNYGLKRGDFYYSQPISDHLAFNIGGYIQSSPGVRDNPFDYAGWRLKGALEYRFDDGGYIRLSAKGGDMENAYYADQPYRFTNGKPGGIPSLDTQFGNVGGDAFSNIAVPVSTAAHPSGFRDFRYRDGIKAKTAQIRLDIDKPVSDSIDLFAKARYLKYSYDFNGLFPGSGTGNAGLTSAVNYLTPGASSPIDSLLTAGRAAFPTTVRFGIKNLRTGVLLGANQTAELNALNGNGFLQRTTLNHDYLDGRDFGLNVGGRWEYQGDSFKNSLTAGVMYYNTKRSQDQSATASVVNDVRTNSDIYDVVALDANNKVIGTLSDNGLVSYGDWGGGIRERKDSSISLYVNDEFAIGDLRIDGGVRWESDDATFRDGQTAAVNQPVQPGVGGVIRNVGSTFNGTYVTTRRTQKKAAYTVGVNYLFTPNFAVYARYANGFQTNNTDPITTIELYEAGVRYQYGRIFSGSVTLFRTNFRNQNYNFADPVNPAVQSNINADLRTNGVEVDLNVRPIDWFAIDFQGVFQDPKLVNLAINGANQAGFEGNRPERTPAKLFTITPTAKLPNGLGEIYGRYKYIGKIFADAGNGVALPSYGVTSLGVNFNVTDRLQLNFNVDNLFDVVGLTEGNPRQGQTQAVTDGYFYARGIVGRTYGGSITMKF comes from the coding sequence ATGCAGTTTTCCATTCGTGCCGGCGTTCGCGCCGCGCTGCTGGCAGGCGTGGCCACGATGCCGTTGACTGCCGCTTTCGCGCAGAACGTGCCGAGTGACACGGCGGCGCCCGCGGCGGTCCAGACGCCCCCGAGCGATGACGCCCAGCCGTTGACTGACATCGTCGTCACCGGCCAGACGACGCGCAACCGCCCGCTGATCACCGCTTCGGCCGACATTACCTATGCCGATCGCATCGCCCTCGATCGCAAGGCGCCGCGGTCGACCGCCGACATGCTCGAACTCGTGCCGGGCATCTTCGTCGAGGCTACCGCAGGCCAGGTCTCGAACAACTATTCGGTGCGCGGCCTTCAGGGCGGCGGCCAGCGCTTCGTTCAGCTGGAAGAGGACGGCATGCCGATCCTCTACAATGGTGGCGGCGCGGATTTCTTCTTCGACCAGGACCTCACCATCGATCGCCTCGAGGCGGTGAAGGGCGGTTCGTCGGGCGTGCTGACCGTCAATGGTGCGGGCGCGACGATCAACTTCATCTCCAAGACCCCCAATTTCAAGCAGGCCGAGGGGATTGCCCGCGTCACCGCGTATAATTACGGGCTGAAGCGCGGCGATTTCTATTATTCGCAGCCGATCTCCGACCACCTCGCGTTCAACATTGGCGGTTATATCCAGTCCAGCCCGGGCGTGCGTGACAACCCGTTCGATTATGCCGGCTGGCGCCTCAAGGGTGCGCTCGAATATCGCTTCGATGATGGCGGCTATATCCGCCTCTCGGCCAAGGGCGGCGATATGGAGAACGCCTATTATGCCGACCAGCCCTATCGCTTCACCAATGGCAAGCCGGGCGGCATTCCCAGCCTCGACACGCAATTCGGCAATGTCGGCGGCGACGCTTTCTCGAACATCGCGGTGCCGGTCTCGACCGCCGCCCATCCGAGCGGGTTCCGCGATTTCCGCTATCGCGACGGCATCAAGGCCAAGACCGCGCAGATTCGCCTCGACATCGACAAGCCGGTTAGCGATTCGATCGATCTGTTCGCCAAGGCGCGCTATCTGAAATATTCGTATGACTTCAACGGCCTGTTCCCCGGTTCCGGCACCGGCAACGCTGGCCTGACGAGTGCGGTCAACTACCTGACGCCAGGCGCATCCTCGCCCATCGACAGCCTGCTGACGGCCGGGCGTGCGGCTTTCCCGACGACGGTGCGCTTCGGCATCAAGAACCTGCGCACCGGCGTGCTGCTGGGCGCGAACCAGACGGCGGAGCTCAACGCGCTCAACGGCAATGGCTTCCTACAGCGCACGACGCTCAATCATGATTATCTCGACGGGCGCGACTTCGGCCTGAATGTCGGTGGCCGCTGGGAGTATCAGGGCGACAGCTTCAAGAACTCGCTGACCGCCGGCGTGATGTACTACAATACCAAGCGGTCGCAGGATCAGTCGGCGACGGCCAGCGTCGTCAACGACGTGCGCACCAATAGCGACATCTACGACGTCGTCGCGCTTGATGCGAACAACAAGGTCATCGGCACGCTGAGCGACAACGGTCTGGTCTCCTATGGCGACTGGGGTGGCGGCATCCGGGAGCGCAAGGATTCGTCCATATCGCTCTACGTGAACGATGAATTCGCGATTGGTGATCTGCGGATCGACGGCGGCGTTCGCTGGGAAAGCGACGACGCGACGTTCCGCGACGGTCAGACCGCGGCGGTGAACCAGCCGGTGCAGCCGGGCGTGGGTGGTGTGATCCGCAATGTCGGCTCGACCTTCAACGGCACCTATGTCACGACGCGGCGTACCCAGAAGAAGGCGGCGTACACCGTTGGCGTGAACTATCTCTTCACGCCGAACTTCGCGGTTTATGCGCGCTACGCCAACGGGTTCCAGACCAACAACACTGATCCGATCACGACGATCGAGCTCTATGAGGCGGGCGTCCGGTATCAATATGGCCGTATCTTCAGCGGGTCGGTCACGCTGTTCCGCACCAACTTCAGGAACCAGAACTATAATTTCGCCGACCCGGTGAACCCGGCGGTGCAGAGCAACATCAACGCCGATCTGCGTACCAATGGTGTCGAGGTCGATCTCAACGTCCGTCCGATCGACTGGTTCGCGATCGATTTCCAGGGCGTTTTCCAGGATCCGAAGCTCGTCAACCTGGCGATCAACGGCGCCAACCAGGCGGGCTTCGAGGGCAACCGGCCTGAGCGCACGCCGGCCAAGCTGTTCACCATCACCCCGACCGCGAAGCTCCCGAACGGGCTGGGCGAAATCTATGGCCGCTACAAATATATCGGTAAGATCTTCGCCGATGCGGGCAACGGTGTCGCGCTGCCAAGCTATGGCGTCACCAGCCTGGGCGTGAACTTCAACGTCACCGACCGGCTCCAGCTGAACTTCAACGTCGACAATCTCTTCGATGTCGTGGGCCTGACCGAGGGCAATCCGCGGCAGGGACAGACTCAGGCGGTCACCGACGGCTATTTCTATGCCCGCGGCATCGTCGGACGGACCTATGGCGGCTCGATCACGATGAAGTTCTGA
- a CDS encoding MFS transporter, producing MIARAPAPPALTISRAATGVYAIGSLANGVFSTVPTVLLLYFCTETLAIPPAWAAIILFVPKAWAIFWDPFVGAWSDRTRSRFGRRRPFLLAGAIGLPLAFAALFTAPVTGAVNGFLWAGGCYFLLATFYSLFAVPYSAVPAEITPDAGGRGRLVGWRMTASMVGVLAGAGVAPALVAYYGGGRTGYAAMGLVVAAACLIAMIGPIAMLRRHDLATPVEQGPVERGSRPQEGLVAQLRLAIANAGFRRLACAFLLQLTAVGAVSAAAPYLVTGAFGRPERDIGVALGAMLLATILSAPFWSRLGRRFGERRMLAAAALGYAAAATAVGSAAWLHAPWGIAIACFVSAGAPFAGLQVMPFTLAAHIAHAESAGRRAGGESGIEGVFTGIWTSIEKLGLALGPALTALILSLTGKAGPAVAGFVAFVPALLALASLLFLVPSRRGRS from the coding sequence ATGATCGCCCGCGCTCCGGCACCACCGGCTTTGACCATCTCGCGCGCGGCGACCGGAGTCTATGCGATCGGCTCGCTCGCGAACGGCGTGTTCTCGACCGTGCCGACGGTGCTGCTCCTCTATTTCTGCACCGAGACCCTTGCGATTCCACCGGCGTGGGCGGCGATCATCCTGTTCGTGCCCAAGGCCTGGGCGATCTTCTGGGATCCCTTTGTCGGAGCCTGGTCGGATCGGACCCGGTCGCGCTTCGGGCGACGGCGACCCTTTCTATTGGCGGGGGCGATCGGCCTGCCGCTGGCGTTCGCCGCTTTGTTCACGGCACCGGTAACGGGCGCGGTGAACGGCTTTCTCTGGGCGGGTGGATGCTATTTCCTTCTCGCCACCTTCTATTCGCTGTTCGCGGTTCCCTATAGCGCCGTACCCGCCGAGATTACGCCCGATGCGGGCGGCAGGGGCCGGCTGGTCGGGTGGCGGATGACCGCCTCGATGGTCGGTGTGCTCGCGGGTGCGGGGGTCGCCCCGGCGCTTGTCGCCTATTATGGCGGCGGCAGGACGGGTTATGCCGCGATGGGCCTTGTCGTTGCGGCGGCCTGCCTGATCGCGATGATCGGACCGATCGCGATGTTGCGGCGCCACGATCTCGCAACACCCGTCGAGCAAGGGCCCGTCGAGCGAGGGTCAAGGCCGCAGGAGGGGCTTGTCGCTCAACTCCGGCTGGCGATCGCCAACGCAGGATTCCGCAGACTTGCTTGCGCATTCCTTCTCCAACTCACCGCCGTTGGCGCGGTGTCGGCCGCCGCGCCCTATCTCGTCACCGGGGCATTCGGCCGGCCGGAGCGCGATATCGGCGTCGCGCTCGGGGCAATGCTGCTCGCCACCATCCTGAGCGCGCCGTTCTGGTCGCGGCTCGGCCGGCGCTTCGGCGAAAGGCGGATGCTGGCCGCGGCGGCGCTCGGTTATGCTGCGGCCGCGACGGCGGTGGGGAGCGCGGCGTGGCTCCACGCTCCATGGGGGATCGCCATTGCCTGTTTCGTCAGCGCGGGGGCACCCTTTGCCGGGTTGCAGGTCATGCCGTTCACGCTCGCCGCCCATATCGCGCACGCCGAAAGCGCTGGGCGAAGGGCAGGGGGCGAAAGCGGGATCGAAGGCGTCTTCACAGGAATCTGGACGTCGATTGAAAAGCTCGGCCTCGCGCTCGGTCCGGCGCTTACCGCCTTGATATTGTCGCTGACCGGCAAGGCGGGGCCGGCGGTGGCGGGTTTCGTCGCCTTCGTGCCGGCCCTGCTGGCGCTGGCGTCCCTTCTCTTTCTCGTCCCGTCGCGGCGTGGACGATCATAA
- a CDS encoding enoyl-CoA hydratase/isomerase family protein, with product MPLATLARRDAVAIVSLDRAERLNAISFDLLGDLIDALDRAADDPMVRVILLRAEGRAFCAGDDLAEFIEGFGNEKAHAFIDRLQAVTRQIMLGTKPVVCAIQGAVVGGGAAWPVNADVAIASDDAVLFCPEAAFGLFPTGGMSMLLDERCGPARVTDILWLGEHLDAQGLLKERIVSRVVPRVALEEASLAVADRLAMLPPESLARFKSARVEDIGLRLEAALARESRHCLAAGDSLEVRARVQAYLAGGC from the coding sequence GTGCCGCTTGCGACCCTTGCGCGCCGCGACGCCGTGGCCATCGTCAGCCTGGACCGCGCCGAGCGGCTCAACGCGATTAGCTTCGACCTGCTCGGCGATCTGATCGACGCGCTGGATCGTGCCGCGGACGACCCGATGGTGCGGGTGATTCTGTTGCGCGCCGAGGGGCGGGCCTTCTGCGCCGGCGACGATCTGGCCGAGTTCATCGAAGGGTTCGGGAACGAGAAGGCACATGCCTTCATCGACCGGCTTCAGGCGGTGACTCGGCAGATCATGCTGGGAACGAAGCCGGTGGTTTGCGCGATCCAGGGCGCGGTCGTCGGCGGGGGCGCGGCGTGGCCGGTCAATGCCGATGTCGCGATCGCCTCGGACGACGCGGTCCTGTTCTGCCCCGAAGCCGCGTTCGGCCTGTTCCCCACCGGGGGCATGAGTATGCTGCTCGATGAACGCTGCGGCCCAGCCCGCGTGACCGACATTCTGTGGCTCGGCGAACACCTCGATGCGCAGGGCTTGTTGAAAGAGCGGATCGTCAGCCGCGTCGTTCCGCGCGTGGCGTTGGAGGAGGCCAGTCTTGCCGTGGCGGATCGGCTGGCGATGCTTCCGCCCGAAAGCCTGGCCCGGTTCAAGTCGGCGCGGGTGGAAGATATTGGGCTCCGGCTTGAGGCTGCGCTTGCGCGTGAAAGCCGCCATTGCCTTGCTGCGGGCGATTCTCTCGAGGTGCGGGCTCGCGTGCAGGCCTATCTCGCGGGTGGTTGCTGA
- a CDS encoding tryptophan 7-halogenase encodes MTSSANKEHPLGPGRIRSVVILGGGTAGWMTATALARSFGRAVSITLLESEEIGTVGVGEATIPTIHWFNELIGLDEADFLRATKASFKLGIEFVDWKRPGHRYFHPFGEFGARLPGVAFHHRWLKARAAGVDLPLSSFSLAGQLAAENRFAKPAGDARSILSTLGYAYHFDASLYARHLRGIAEAAGVTRIEGRLQDVERDPSSGFVTALTTQRGERLEGDLFIDCSGFRALLIDQVMGGGFEDWSHWLPCDRAAAVPCARVAETTPYTRSTARAAGWQWRIPLQHRTGNGYVYASRFISDDEATATLLANLDGEALADPRVLRFTAGTRRRAWIGNVVAIGLSSGFLEPLESTSIHLIQSGIAKLLTLFPDRDCDPTLAERFNMLLNADMDTIKDFLILHYHATTDKPEPFWTERRAMPLPQSLVEREDQYRRSGRLMLRSDELFRDASWLAVLDGQGIEASDYNPLADALDAATNVAQVRQIAAVIARAVPTLPRHDEALAQAMASTG; translated from the coding sequence TTGACGTCATCAGCCAACAAGGAACACCCGCTCGGGCCTGGCCGGATTCGTTCGGTCGTCATCCTGGGTGGGGGCACGGCGGGGTGGATGACGGCAACCGCGCTCGCCCGCTCGTTCGGGCGCGCGGTGTCTATCACGCTGCTCGAATCCGAAGAAATCGGGACGGTGGGAGTCGGTGAAGCGACGATCCCGACCATTCACTGGTTCAACGAGCTGATCGGGCTGGACGAGGCAGACTTCCTCCGCGCGACCAAGGCGAGCTTCAAGCTCGGCATCGAATTCGTCGACTGGAAAAGGCCCGGCCACCGCTATTTCCACCCGTTCGGAGAGTTCGGCGCGCGCCTGCCCGGCGTGGCATTCCACCATCGCTGGCTCAAGGCGCGCGCGGCAGGCGTCGACCTGCCGCTGTCGAGCTTTTCGCTGGCCGGACAGCTCGCGGCGGAGAACCGCTTCGCCAAACCGGCGGGCGATGCGCGGTCGATCCTGTCCACGCTTGGGTACGCCTATCACTTCGATGCCAGCCTGTACGCACGACATCTGCGCGGTATCGCCGAGGCGGCGGGCGTCACACGAATCGAAGGCCGGCTGCAGGATGTCGAGCGTGATCCGTCGAGCGGCTTCGTCACCGCGCTCACCACCCAGCGGGGCGAGCGACTGGAAGGCGACCTCTTCATAGACTGCTCCGGTTTCCGCGCACTGCTGATCGATCAGGTGATGGGCGGTGGCTTCGAGGACTGGTCGCACTGGCTGCCGTGCGATCGAGCTGCGGCGGTGCCCTGCGCCCGCGTCGCGGAGACAACGCCCTACACCCGCTCCACCGCGCGGGCGGCAGGGTGGCAGTGGCGCATCCCGCTCCAGCACCGCACCGGCAACGGTTATGTTTACGCCAGCCGCTTCATCAGTGATGACGAAGCGACCGCGACGCTGCTCGCCAACCTGGACGGCGAAGCGCTCGCCGACCCGCGCGTGCTGCGCTTCACCGCAGGCACGCGGCGTCGCGCCTGGATCGGTAATGTCGTTGCGATCGGGCTGTCTTCCGGATTCCTCGAACCACTGGAATCGACCAGCATCCACCTGATCCAGAGCGGCATCGCCAAGCTGCTGACGCTGTTTCCGGATCGAGACTGCGATCCGACGCTCGCCGAGCGCTTCAACATGCTGCTCAATGCCGACATGGATACGATCAAGGACTTCCTGATCCTCCACTATCACGCAACGACCGACAAGCCCGAGCCGTTCTGGACGGAACGCCGCGCGATGCCGCTGCCCCAATCGCTGGTCGAGCGCGAGGACCAGTATCGCCGCTCCGGCCGGTTGATGCTCCGCTCCGACGAACTGTTCCGCGATGCCAGTTGGCTGGCAGTGCTCGACGGACAGGGAATCGAGGCCAGTGACTATAACCCGCTTGCCGACGCGCTCGATGCAGCCACGAACGTGGCGCAGGTCCGTCAGATTGCAGCAGTGATCGCGCGCGCGGTGCCGACTCTGCCCCGGCACGATGAAGCGCTGGCCCAGGCAATGGCGTCCACGGGATGA